The following nucleotide sequence is from Romeriopsis navalis LEGE 11480.
AAAATTTAGTAGATGTAGGAAATACACTGATGATGCTTAAGACAAATTGCTAGCGGATGGCTACGATCGCATATAGAAGTTTTAGCCAATGCTTCTATCAATCGTTTTGTAGCGAATTTGTCTATATCACTAACTTTCCCCCAGTCTTTCACTATTCGATCACTGGCGAATACGGAACTCTGATCGCAAAGACGATCGTTTTTCCGTGTTTTACCGGATTGTCGAAATATTTTATGTTCGTTACATCCCTGCGGTAACAAGTGCTCAACAATCCTGCAATAGTCTTTACTTAAAGGATTTCAGACTATTTTAAGCTTTTGGATTGAGCAAGTTGGATCACGAGATGATGCATATAATTCGGCCCTAAAGTTCCGTAAATTCTCGTTTATTGGCACTAACTTGGCTTTCCGCAATTAAAAGTTGCGCGAAGTAGAATATTTCTGAGCTAAAACTAGGCCGAACTCAGGCGGATCGGTTCCTACGCTATGCAAGACTGAGCAATGCGCTAAAATAATGAAAGAAAAATGAAACAATTTCAAATCAGCGATCGCTTGGTTTGCCTGGCGTCATGTAGCTGATAGATGATTAGGAATGGCAGAACTTATGAACCAATTTAAAACAGTTGCACTTTTAGGGTTGCTCAGCGGCCTTTTGGTGCTGATTAGCTACGAAGTCTTCGGTGGTATTGGTGGTGCGAGCACTGGTTTGCTGTTGGCGGCACTGATGAATATGGGTTCCTGGTATTTCTCGGATAAGATCGCGCTGTCAGCCTACCGGGCCAAGCCTTTAGAAGCAGATCAAGCACCGGCCCTATATCAAATGGTGCAGCGTTTGAGTGAAAAGGCCGATATTCCGATGCCGGCAATCTATTTAGTTCCCGGTCAAGCTGCCAACGCTTTTGCCACAGGCCGTGACCCTGAACATGCCGCGGTGGCCGTGACGGAAGGAATTCTCTCCATGTTGCCAGAGGATGAACTAGAAGGCGTGATTGCCCATGAACTCAGCCACGTCCTGAGCCGCGATACCTTGACCCAAGCGGTTGCTGCAACAATCGGCGGTGCAATTAGCTGGCTAGGCGAAATGGTCTTTTGGTTTGGCATGGGCAACCGGGATGACAATGAAGGGGGAAACCCGATCGGCCTCCTATTAACAATGTTTTTGGCACCCGTTTCAGCCACGATTATCCAAATGGGTCTGTCTCGGACACGTGAGTTTGCCGCTGATGCCAGTGCAGCGCGCTTAACGGGTAAACCCATGGCCTTGGCAAATGCTTTGCGGCGGTTGGAAACGAGTGCTCAGACAATGCCGATGCAAGGAAATCCCGCATTTTCGCCACTGCTGATTGTAAATCCGCCGATGGGTAAGCAATTAATGAATCTCTTTGCGACGCACCCACCGACTGAAGCGCGGATTGAGAAGTTAGATGAGATTGCCCAAGAACTGAGCGGGACAAAAGTACCGGATGCCTTGGAAGCCTAATCGCTAACAACACAATCGATGGTCATATCTGAGGGGCAGTCAAACGGCTGCCCCGTTTTTGTGGTTGGGCCGGTTGGCCAAATTTTGAGGGCACGGCCTAACGATGCCCCATAACATCGCACATATGCCCGAAACAAATACGGCTGCCCCAATCCTATTAGTCACTTCGCAGCCAGATTATAAAGTGGCATGCCAGGTAATTCCACGATCAATGATTGTCACTAAACTAATAAATGTGAAAGGAAATATTCCTCTCTGCTTTACATCTACTACTGTTTGAGCTGCGACTTTTCGAGTCAGTTATTTACGACACGTTTATCTGATACCTGATGTTTGGTATGTCCTCTAGGGAGTGACATGACCGAAAATAATATGACTGTGAACCCGGCTGTAGCTGTGGAAATTGCGACGCCGATCGGTTTGACAGTCCTATTGCGTCATCATTT
It contains:
- a CDS encoding M48 family metalloprotease; protein product: MNQFKTVALLGLLSGLLVLISYEVFGGIGGASTGLLLAALMNMGSWYFSDKIALSAYRAKPLEADQAPALYQMVQRLSEKADIPMPAIYLVPGQAANAFATGRDPEHAAVAVTEGILSMLPEDELEGVIAHELSHVLSRDTLTQAVAATIGGAISWLGEMVFWFGMGNRDDNEGGNPIGLLLTMFLAPVSATIIQMGLSRTREFAADASAARLTGKPMALANALRRLETSAQTMPMQGNPAFSPLLIVNPPMGKQLMNLFATHPPTEARIEKLDEIAQELSGTKVPDALEA